From a single Micromonospora carbonacea genomic region:
- the npdG gene encoding NADPH-dependent F420 reductase produces the protein MAYDASTLPDVSGLTVGIIGGTGDQGRGLAYRFARAGQSVLIGSRSAERAAEAAAEIAALRGVPAEAEVAGAGNDEVARRSDVVVIAVPWDGHAATVAALAGPLAGKIVVDCVNPLGFDRQGPYALTVAEGSAVQQAAALLPDSRVCAAFNHVSAPLLADPEVDRIDLDVLICTEDRELVDVVGALAARIPGMRGIYAGRLRNAHQIEAFTANLIAINKRYRAHAGLRVTDL, from the coding sequence ATGGCATACGACGCGAGCACGCTGCCCGACGTGTCCGGGCTGACCGTCGGCATCATCGGCGGCACCGGCGACCAGGGCCGGGGCCTGGCCTACCGGTTCGCCCGCGCCGGGCAGTCCGTGCTGATCGGCTCCCGGTCGGCCGAGCGGGCCGCCGAGGCCGCCGCCGAGATCGCCGCCCTGCGGGGCGTGCCCGCCGAGGCTGAGGTGGCGGGCGCGGGCAACGACGAGGTCGCCCGGCGCAGCGACGTGGTCGTGATCGCGGTGCCGTGGGACGGGCACGCCGCCACCGTCGCCGCCCTGGCCGGGCCGCTCGCCGGCAAGATCGTGGTCGACTGCGTCAACCCGCTCGGCTTCGACCGGCAGGGCCCCTATGCGCTGACCGTCGCCGAGGGCAGCGCCGTCCAGCAGGCCGCCGCCCTGCTGCCCGACTCGCGGGTCTGCGCGGCGTTCAACCACGTCAGCGCCCCGCTGCTGGCCGACCCGGAGGTCGACCGGATCGACCTCGACGTGCTGATCTGCACCGAGGACCGCGAGCTGGTGGACGTCGTCGGCGCGCTCGCCGCCCGGATCCCCGGGATGCGGGGCATCTACGCCGGCCGGCTGCGCAACGCCCACCAGATCGAGGCGTTCACGGCCAACCTGATCGCCATCAACAAGCGTTACCGGGCCCACGCCGGGCTCCGCGTCACCGACCTCTGA
- the panB gene encoding 3-methyl-2-oxobutanoate hydroxymethyltransferase produces the protein MVESTPTEVTALYGGPATRRVRTRDLLAAKERGEKWSMLTSYDQYTASIFDAAGIPALLVGDSAANNVFGYETTLPVTTEELLPLVRAVVRATRQALVVGDLPFGSYEEGPTQALRTAVRFMKEGGCHAVKLEGGRRCADQVAAIVGAGIPVMAHVGFTPQSEHTLGGYRVQGRGDAADEVFADALAVAEAGAFAVVLEMVPGEVAKRITGELTIPTVGIGAGPDTDAQVLVWQDMAGLRTGRAPRFVKRYADLAGALTEATRRFADEVRGGGFPAAEHTF, from the coding sequence ATGGTGGAGTCCACCCCGACCGAGGTGACCGCCCTCTACGGCGGCCCGGCCACCCGGCGGGTGCGCACCCGCGACCTGCTCGCCGCCAAGGAGCGCGGCGAGAAGTGGTCGATGCTCACCTCGTACGACCAGTACACCGCGTCGATCTTCGACGCCGCCGGGATCCCGGCGCTGCTGGTCGGCGACTCGGCGGCGAACAACGTCTTCGGCTACGAGACGACGCTGCCGGTGACCACCGAGGAGCTGCTGCCGCTGGTCCGCGCCGTGGTGCGGGCGACGAGGCAGGCGCTGGTCGTCGGCGACCTGCCGTTCGGCTCGTACGAGGAGGGGCCGACGCAGGCGCTGCGCACCGCCGTGCGGTTCATGAAGGAGGGCGGCTGCCACGCGGTCAAGCTGGAGGGCGGCCGGCGCTGCGCCGACCAGGTCGCCGCGATCGTCGGGGCCGGCATCCCGGTGATGGCGCACGTCGGCTTCACCCCGCAGAGCGAGCACACCCTCGGCGGGTACCGGGTGCAGGGGCGCGGCGACGCGGCCGACGAGGTGTTCGCCGACGCCCTCGCGGTGGCCGAGGCGGGCGCGTTCGCGGTGGTGCTGGAGATGGTGCCGGGCGAGGTGGCCAAGCGCATCACCGGTGAGCTGACGATCCCGACGGTCGGCATCGGGGCCGGGCCGGACACCGACGCGCAGGTGCTGGTCTGGCAGGACATGGCCGGCCTGCGCACGGGGCGGGCCCCCCGGTTCGTGAAGCGCTACGCCGACCTGGCCGGGGCGTTGACCGAGGCGACCCGGCGGTTCGCCGACGAGGTCCGGGGCGGCGGGTTCCCGGCCGCCGAGCACACCTTCTGA
- a CDS encoding NAD+ synthase, with the protein MPTLRLALSQVNPSVGDLAGNAGLVRRWTRTAADAGAQLVLFPEMVLTGYPVEDLVFRRSFVAASQAALRRLAADLAADGLGGVPVVVGYLDADGPPQVSSDAEPGRGARNAAAVLHGGEVVATYFKHHLPNYGVFDEDRYFVPGDALTVVRVGGVDVALTICEDMWQAGGPFAAARQAGVGLVVTINGSPYELNKDDIRLPLVRRRAAEAGAAVAYVNMVGGQDELVFEGDSLIVGADGTLLARAPQFVEHLLVHDVELPAAEGSGGDTALAGGAAPAGGELAAGMRIVRAAVGDVPPAPGGAAAVGGIIEPVADEAEVWQALVLGLRDYVDKNRFPSVVLGLSGGIDSAVVAALAVDALGPDRVVGVSLPSRHSSEHSRADAEDLAKRTGLDYRVEPIQPMVDTFLANLSLSGVTVENLQARVRGVILMALSNQEGHLVLTTGNKSELAVGYSTLYGDSVGGFNPVKDVWKTLVWRLARWRNADAARRGETPPIPENSIGKPPSAELSPGQLDSDTLPDYDVLDPILIGYVDGDLGRTGLVESGHDPAVVDRVLRMVDTAEYKRRQSAPGTKISMKAFGRDRRLPITNRWREDG; encoded by the coding sequence ATGCCCACCCTGCGTCTCGCCCTGTCCCAGGTCAACCCGAGCGTCGGCGACCTCGCCGGCAACGCCGGCCTGGTCCGCCGGTGGACCCGCACCGCCGCCGACGCCGGCGCCCAGCTCGTCCTGTTCCCGGAGATGGTGCTCACCGGGTACCCGGTCGAGGACCTGGTGTTCCGCCGGTCCTTCGTCGCCGCGTCGCAGGCGGCGCTGCGCCGCCTCGCCGCCGACCTGGCCGCCGACGGCCTCGGCGGGGTGCCGGTGGTGGTCGGCTACCTCGACGCCGACGGGCCGCCGCAGGTCAGCTCCGACGCCGAGCCGGGCCGGGGGGCCCGCAACGCCGCCGCGGTGCTGCACGGCGGCGAGGTGGTGGCCACCTACTTCAAGCACCACCTGCCCAACTACGGGGTGTTCGACGAGGACCGCTACTTCGTCCCGGGCGACGCGCTGACGGTGGTCCGCGTCGGCGGGGTGGACGTCGCCCTGACCATCTGCGAGGACATGTGGCAGGCCGGGGGCCCGTTCGCGGCGGCCCGGCAGGCCGGCGTCGGCCTGGTCGTCACGATCAACGGCTCGCCGTACGAGCTGAACAAGGACGACATCCGGCTGCCGCTGGTGCGCCGCCGGGCCGCCGAGGCGGGGGCCGCCGTGGCGTACGTCAACATGGTCGGCGGCCAGGACGAGCTGGTCTTCGAGGGCGACTCGCTGATCGTCGGCGCGGACGGGACGCTGCTGGCCCGCGCCCCCCAGTTCGTCGAGCACCTGCTCGTGCACGACGTCGAGCTGCCGGCGGCCGAGGGGTCCGGCGGCGACACGGCCCTGGCCGGCGGGGCCGCGCCGGCCGGCGGCGAGCTGGCCGCGGGCATGCGGATCGTGCGGGCCGCCGTCGGCGACGTCCCGCCGGCACCCGGCGGCGCGGCGGCGGTGGGCGGGATCATCGAGCCGGTGGCCGACGAGGCGGAGGTGTGGCAGGCGCTGGTGCTGGGCCTGCGCGACTACGTCGACAAGAACCGCTTCCCGTCGGTGGTGCTGGGGCTCTCCGGCGGCATCGACTCGGCGGTGGTGGCGGCCCTCGCGGTCGACGCGCTCGGCCCGGACCGGGTGGTCGGCGTCTCGCTGCCCAGCCGGCACTCGTCGGAGCACTCCCGGGCCGACGCGGAGGACCTGGCCAAGCGCACCGGCCTGGACTACCGGGTCGAGCCGATCCAGCCGATGGTGGACACGTTCCTGGCGAACCTGTCGCTGTCCGGGGTGACGGTGGAGAACCTCCAGGCCCGGGTGCGCGGGGTGATCCTGATGGCGCTGTCGAACCAGGAGGGCCACCTGGTCCTCACGACCGGCAACAAGAGCGAGCTGGCGGTGGGCTACTCCACTCTCTACGGCGACTCGGTCGGCGGCTTCAACCCGGTCAAGGACGTGTGGAAGACGCTGGTCTGGCGGCTGGCGAGGTGGCGCAACGCCGACGCCGCCCGCCGGGGCGAGACCCCGCCGATCCCGGAGAACTCGATCGGCAAGCCGCCGAGCGCCGAGCTGAGCCCCGGCCAGCTCGACAGCGACACGCTGCCGGACTACGACGTGCTCGACCCGATCCTGATCGGATACGTCGACGGCGACCTGGGCCGCACGGGGCTCGTCGAGTCCGGGCACGACCCGGCGGTCGTCGACCGGGTGCTGCGGATGGTGGACACCGCGGAGTACAAGCGGCGGCAGTCCGCGCCCGGCACGAAGATCTCGATGAAGGCGTTCGGGCGGGACCGGCGGCTGCCGATCACCAACCGCTGGCGCGAGGACGGCTGA
- the glnA gene encoding type I glutamate--ammonia ligase, with protein MDRQQEFVLRTLEERDIRFVRLWFTDVLGTLKSVSVAPAELEAAFEEGIGFDGSAIEGFARVFESDMVAMPDPTTFQVFPFEGGVSGESARMFCDILLPDGGPSWADPRHVLRRMLSKAAEKGFTFYTHPEIEFFLLENGPQDGSVPTPVDTGGYFEHTTHAVARDFRRQAVLALERIGISVEFSHHEVAPGQQEIDLRYADALTTADNIMTFRHVVKEVALSTGVQASFMPKPFTDQPGSGMHTHLSLFEGERNAFHDGGDPMKLSKVAKSFIAGLLTHAREYTAVTNQWVNSYKRLFPQALPDRITESPAYVCWGHLNRSALVRVPAYGKPNSARVEVRSLDSATNPYLAFAVLLGAGLKGIEEGYELPPGAEDDVWSLSSAERKAMGYEALPENLAEAIDVMAGSELVAEVLGEHVFDFFLRNKRSEWEQYRREVTPYERQRYLSL; from the coding sequence GTGGACCGTCAGCAGGAGTTCGTCCTCCGTACGCTGGAAGAGCGGGACATCCGGTTCGTCCGGCTGTGGTTCACCGACGTGCTGGGCACGCTCAAGAGCGTGTCGGTGGCGCCCGCCGAGCTGGAGGCCGCGTTCGAGGAGGGCATCGGGTTCGACGGCTCGGCGATCGAGGGCTTCGCCCGGGTCTTCGAGTCCGACATGGTGGCCATGCCCGACCCGACCACCTTCCAGGTGTTCCCCTTCGAGGGTGGCGTCAGCGGCGAGAGCGCCCGGATGTTCTGCGACATCCTGCTGCCCGACGGCGGCCCGTCCTGGGCCGACCCCCGGCACGTGCTGCGCCGGATGCTGTCCAAGGCCGCCGAGAAGGGCTTCACCTTCTACACCCACCCCGAGATCGAGTTCTTCCTGCTGGAGAACGGCCCGCAGGACGGCTCGGTGCCGACCCCCGTCGACACGGGCGGCTACTTCGAGCACACCACGCACGCGGTGGCGCGGGACTTCCGCCGCCAGGCCGTGCTGGCCCTGGAGCGGATCGGCATCTCGGTGGAGTTCAGCCACCACGAGGTCGCCCCCGGCCAGCAGGAGATCGACCTGCGGTACGCCGACGCGCTGACCACCGCCGACAACATCATGACCTTCCGGCACGTGGTCAAGGAGGTGGCGCTCTCCACCGGAGTGCAGGCCAGCTTCATGCCGAAGCCGTTCACCGACCAGCCGGGCAGCGGGATGCACACCCACCTGTCGCTGTTCGAGGGCGAGCGCAACGCGTTCCACGACGGCGGCGACCCGATGAAGCTGTCGAAGGTGGCGAAGTCGTTCATCGCCGGGCTGCTCACGCACGCCCGGGAATACACGGCGGTCACCAACCAGTGGGTCAACTCCTACAAGCGGCTGTTCCCGCAGGCGCTGCCCGACCGGATCACCGAGAGCCCCGCGTACGTCTGCTGGGGTCACCTCAACCGGTCGGCGCTGGTCCGCGTCCCGGCCTACGGCAAGCCGAACTCGGCCCGGGTGGAGGTGCGCTCGCTGGACTCGGCGACGAACCCCTACCTGGCGTTCGCGGTGCTGCTCGGCGCCGGCCTCAAGGGCATCGAGGAGGGCTACGAGCTGCCCCCGGGCGCCGAGGACGACGTCTGGTCGCTGAGCAGCGCCGAGCGCAAGGCGATGGGCTACGAGGCGCTGCCGGAGAACCTGGCCGAGGCGATCGACGTGATGGCCGGCTCCGAGCTGGTCGCCGAGGTGCTCGGCGAGCACGTCTTCGACTTCTTCCTGCGCAACAAGCGGTCCGAGTGGGAGCAGTACCGCCGCGAGGTCACCCCCTACGAGCGGCAGCGCTACCTGTCGCTCTAG
- a CDS encoding DUF350 domain-containing protein produces the protein MLEDLLSGAWQSVVFGVVGVGLMAAGFGLVDLLTPGRLRELIWVRRNGNAALLLAANQLGIAGIVFTAILTSYSDFAKGLASTVVFGLIGLLIMALAFFVLDMLTPGRLGEIICSDEPHPAARVSAATHFGAALIVCACIA, from the coding sequence GTGCTGGAGGACCTGCTCAGCGGAGCATGGCAGAGCGTCGTGTTCGGGGTCGTCGGGGTGGGGCTGATGGCGGCCGGCTTCGGCCTGGTCGACCTGCTCACCCCCGGCAGGTTGCGGGAGCTGATCTGGGTGCGGCGCAACGGCAACGCGGCGCTGCTGCTCGCCGCGAACCAGCTCGGCATCGCCGGCATCGTGTTCACCGCGATCCTGACCAGCTACAGCGACTTCGCCAAGGGCCTGGCGTCCACGGTCGTCTTCGGGCTGATCGGCCTGCTGATCATGGCGCTGGCGTTCTTCGTGCTCGACATGCTGACCCCCGGCCGGCTCGGCGAGATCATCTGCTCCGACGAGCCGCACCCGGCGGCCCGGGTCAGCGCCGCCACCCACTTCGGGGCCGCGCTGATCGTCTGCGCCTGCATCGCCTGA
- a CDS encoding helix-turn-helix transcriptional regulator encodes MNRTDRLYALVEELRAVSPRPRSARWLAGRFEVSSRTIERDIAALQQTGVPIWAEPGRTGGYVVDRAHTLPPVNLTAVEAVAMAVALHRLDGGPFAAAGATALRKLLAVLPPADAAEARRLAGRVHLVGGGPATPVPAAVAGAVTAARVLRIGYADRAGVATERVVEPLGFLGNPWHWYLLAWCRLRDGPRAFRLDRISAVTVLTEPVTRELRPDVLDIPRQVVRQLTLA; translated from the coding sequence GTGAACCGCACGGACCGCCTCTACGCCCTGGTGGAGGAGCTGCGGGCGGTGTCGCCCCGGCCGCGCAGCGCCCGCTGGCTCGCCGGCCGCTTCGAGGTCAGCTCCCGCACCATCGAGCGCGACATCGCCGCGTTGCAGCAGACCGGGGTGCCGATCTGGGCCGAGCCGGGCCGCACCGGCGGTTACGTGGTCGACCGCGCGCACACCCTGCCGCCGGTGAACCTCACCGCCGTCGAGGCGGTGGCGATGGCCGTCGCGCTGCACCGCCTCGACGGCGGCCCGTTCGCCGCGGCGGGGGCGACGGCCCTGCGCAAGCTGCTCGCCGTCCTGCCGCCGGCCGACGCCGCCGAGGCCCGCCGGCTCGCCGGGCGGGTGCACCTGGTCGGCGGCGGGCCCGCCACGCCCGTCCCGGCCGCCGTCGCCGGGGCGGTCACCGCCGCCCGGGTCCTGCGCATCGGCTACGCCGACCGGGCCGGCGTCGCCACCGAGCGGGTCGTCGAGCCGCTGGGCTTCCTCGGCAACCCCTGGCACTGGTATCTGCTGGCCTGGTGCCGGCTGCGCGACGGTCCGCGGGCGTTCCGCCTCGACCGGATCTCCGCGGTGACCGTGCTGACCGAGCCGGTGACCCGAGAGCTGCGCCCCGACGTGCTGGACATCCCGCGCCAGGTCGTCCGCCAGCTCACCCTCGCCTGA
- a CDS encoding VOC family protein, with protein MTTTNPITWFEIGTDRPDEAERFYGELFGWEFAEQGAPGRSYRVTGGGADGAGIGGAIRASDGSTPNYAIFYAEVPDVAAAVRRAETAGGRVLVPPFTAPSGLTFAHLLDPSGNHFGVFTPPPGR; from the coding sequence ATGACCACGACCAACCCGATCACCTGGTTCGAGATCGGCACCGACCGGCCGGACGAGGCCGAGCGCTTCTACGGCGAGCTGTTCGGCTGGGAGTTCGCCGAGCAGGGCGCGCCGGGCCGGTCGTACCGGGTGACCGGCGGCGGGGCCGACGGCGCGGGGATCGGCGGGGCGATCCGCGCCTCCGACGGCAGCACGCCGAACTACGCGATCTTCTACGCCGAGGTGCCGGACGTGGCCGCCGCCGTGCGGCGGGCGGAGACGGCCGGCGGCCGGGTGCTGGTGCCCCCGTTCACCGCGCCGAGCGGGCTCACCTTCGCCCACCTGCTCGACCCGTCGGGCAACCACTTCGGGGTCTTCACGCCGCCCCCGGGGCGGTGA
- a CDS encoding Vgb family protein: MPQPTIRETALPDPDCGPYGIAAGPDGALWATLVRSGGIARVSADGAVRVHPGDPASRPLVVTAGPDGALWFTRSGDDRLGRITTAGAATSVALPAGTGPGGIAAGPDGALWYAGMSNDTVGRVDVDGAHTAYPLPTSGGFPSMITAGPDEALWFTLNQANAVGRIACDGEVALHPLPTAAAGPVGITLGVDGALWFVEIAAGQLGRITTDGRIEEFPLPDRAARPHAIVADPAGGCWFTEWAANRIGHVTAAGRVDAYDLPTPGSEPHGLAVLPDGTVHVALESGAIAHLTPA; encoded by the coding sequence GTGCCGCAGCCGACCATCCGCGAGACCGCCCTGCCCGACCCGGACTGCGGGCCGTACGGGATCGCCGCCGGCCCCGACGGCGCGCTCTGGGCGACGCTGGTCCGCTCCGGCGGGATCGCCCGGGTGAGCGCCGACGGCGCGGTGCGGGTCCACCCCGGCGACCCGGCGAGCCGGCCCCTCGTCGTCACCGCCGGCCCCGACGGCGCGCTCTGGTTCACCCGCTCCGGCGACGACCGGCTCGGCCGGATCACCACCGCCGGGGCGGCGACCTCCGTCGCGCTGCCGGCCGGCACCGGCCCGGGCGGCATCGCCGCCGGCCCCGACGGAGCCCTCTGGTACGCGGGGATGAGCAACGACACCGTCGGCCGGGTCGACGTCGACGGCGCCCACACGGCGTACCCGCTGCCGACCTCCGGCGGGTTCCCGTCGATGATCACGGCGGGGCCCGACGAGGCCCTGTGGTTCACCCTCAACCAGGCCAACGCCGTCGGCCGGATCGCCTGCGACGGCGAGGTGGCCCTGCACCCGCTGCCCACCGCCGCCGCCGGCCCGGTCGGCATCACCCTCGGCGTCGACGGGGCGCTGTGGTTCGTCGAGATCGCCGCCGGTCAGCTCGGCCGGATCACCACCGACGGACGGATCGAGGAGTTCCCGCTGCCCGACCGCGCCGCCCGCCCGCACGCGATCGTGGCCGACCCGGCCGGCGGCTGCTGGTTCACCGAGTGGGCGGCCAACCGCATCGGCCACGTCACGGCCGCCGGCCGCGTCGACGCGTACGACCTGCCCACCCCCGGCTCGGAGCCGCACGGCCTGGCGGTCCTGCCCGACGGCACGGTCCACGTCGCCCTGGAGTCGGGCGCGATCGCCCACCTCACCCCGGCCTGA